In Porites lutea chromosome 7, jaPorLute2.1, whole genome shotgun sequence, a single window of DNA contains:
- the LOC140943999 gene encoding uncharacterized protein yields the protein MKPKKVFFMFFFCFFVCFMRSAHANRQLQRFVSSIQQLLQEVDRCRSSPLDRETADFLLLRLGGAVRHMQQVLSFVERSGQFSPTEVNDLRTLARDIRVIEQLFQELPVFSPRSCYRAPVRHTGSVGRPAYEISREQLMLLRSCFFSWSTIASILGVSRWTIHRRVNELEIPHSFVTYSHIPDIDLQQIVQEELVSMPRCGERYMQGALRRRGIWVQHWRVRDALINLDPIGRACRWAQQIPRRPYRVPHPNFLWHIDSNLKLRHWRFVIHGGIDGYSRLIVYLRCSNNNRAATVLSLFRESINIWGLPSRVRADDGGENVAVGDVMVHYRGESRGSFITGPSVHNTRIERLWREVVHCILFSFKNVFLHLEQMGLLIRSNDIDLYALHYVYMPRINTALTQFVDTFNNHGLSSEHGLTPHQLWISGILQHHSSNIILVFEGS from the exons ATGAAGCCGAAGAAAGTCttttttatgttctttttttgcttttttgtatgCTTTATGAGAAG TGCACATGCTAACAGGCAACTACAGCGGTTTGTATCGTCTATTCAACAACTGTTGCAAGAAGTTGATAGGTGTCGTAGTTCTCCTTTAGATAGGGAAACTGCAGATTTTTTACTCCTTAGGTTAGGTGGTGCAGTTCGCCATATGCAGCAAGTTCTTTCCTTTGTAGAGAGATCGGGTCAGTTTTCACCAACTGAAGTGAATGATCTGAGGACTCTCGCAAGGGACATAAGGGTAATTGAGCAGTTATTTCAGGAATTACCAGTATTCTCTCCTAGGTCATGCTATAGAGCACCTGTTAGGCACACTGGTTCTGTGGGCCGTCCTGCTTACGAAATTTCCAGGGAACAGTTGATGCTCTTGCGGTCATGTTTCTTTTCGTGGAGCACCATTGCTAGCATTCTGGGAGTATCACGATGGACTATCCACAGAAGGGTCAATGAGTTAGAGATTCCCCATTCCTTTGTGACATATTCACACATTCCAGATATTGACTTGCAGCAAATAGTACAAGAAGAACTTGTTTCAATGCCTCGTTGTGGGGAACGATACATGCAAGGGGCTCTCAGAAGGCGTGGTATATGGGTCCAGCACTGGAGGGTGCGTGATGCCCTGATCAATCTGGATCCAATAGGTAGAGCCTGCCGCTGGGCTCAGCAAATTCCTCGAAGGCCATACCGAGTTCCACATCCCAATTTCCTATGGCACATTGACAGTAATTTAAAGTTACGGCACTGGCGTTTTGTAATTCATGGAGGTATTGATGGTTATTCCAGGCTGATTGTTTACCTCAGATGCAGTAACAACAATAGAGCTGCTACAGTGCTTTCGTTGTTCCGCGAATCAATAAATATATGGGGTTTGCCGTCCCGGGTAAGAGCAGATGATGGTGGAGAGAATGTTGCTGTAGGAGATGTTATGGTTCATTATAGGGGGGAAAGTCGTGGTAGTTTTATCACAGGACCAAGTGTTCACAACACAAGGATTGAGAGGTTATGGCGTGAAGTGGTTCACTGTATATtgttctccttcaaaaatgtcTTTCTACATTTGGAACAAATGGGTTTGCTAATTCGCAGCAATGATATTGATCTTTATGCACTCCATTATGTCTACATGCCAAGGATCAATACTGCTTTAACACAATTTGTGGACACTTTTAATAACCATGGACTTTCTAGTGAACATGGCCTTACTCCTCATCAGCTATGGATTTCTGGAATTCTGCAGCATCATTCGTCCAATATTATTCTGGTGTTCGAGGGATCATAG